In Lycium ferocissimum isolate CSIRO_LF1 chromosome 11, AGI_CSIRO_Lferr_CH_V1, whole genome shotgun sequence, a single genomic region encodes these proteins:
- the LOC132036681 gene encoding NAC domain-containing protein 100-like, producing the protein MENLCKFGGNEEEEMELPPGFRFHPTDEELITHYLYPKVLDSSYCAKAIGEVDLNKIEPWDLPWKAKMGEKEWYFFCVRDRKYPTGLRTNRATDAGYWKATGKDKEIFFKFKTLIGMKKTLVFYKGRAPRGEKTNWVMHEYRLEGKYSVHNLPQTAKNEWVICRIFKKSAGGKIHISGLIKNNDINDNSVSSNLPPLVDISSYGSQINTTESTSCSHVTCSSNPIEDQKPQASLADDLMSKNNHPCVENFQYGDFGLVQDHDFPITSFGQVDLDCLWNY; encoded by the exons ATGGAAAACTTGTGTAAATTTGgtggaaatgaagaagaagaaatggaatTGCCACCTGGTTTTCGTTTTCACCCAACTGATGAAGAGCTTATCACACACTACTTATACCCTAAAGTTCTTGATAGTAGCTATTGTGCTAAAGCTATTGGTGAGGTAGATTTGAACAAGATTGAACCGTGGGATTTGCCAT GGAAGGCAAAAATGGGTGAAAAAGAGTGGTACTTCTTCTGTGTGAGAGACAGGAAATACCCAACAGGGTTAAGGACAAACAGAGCAACAGATGCAGGGTACTGGAAGGCAACTGGTAAAGATAAGGAGATTTTCTTCAAGTTCAAAACACTTATTGGTATGAAGAAAACTCTTGTTTTCTACAAGGGGAGAGCACCTAGAGGAGAGAAAACCAATTGGGTCATGCATGAATACAGATTAGAAGGCAAATATTCAGTCCACAACCTTCCCCAAACTGCCAAG AATGAATGGGTGATTTGCAGAATCTTCAAGAAGAGTGCAGGAGGAAAGATTCATATTTCTGGGCTAATAAAAAACAACGATATCAATGACAATTCAGTGTCTTCAAATTTGCCTCCATTAGTGGACATATCATCATATGGTAGTCAAATAAATACAACAGAATCCACATCTTGTTCTCATGTGACCTGCTCCTCCAATCCAATAGAGGACCAGAAACCTCAAGCTAGCTTGGCTGATGATTTGATGAGCAAAAATAATCATCCTTGTGTGGAGAATTTCCAATATGGGGATTTTGGTTTAGTGCAAGATCATGATTTCCCAATCACTTCATTTGGACAAGTGGATCTTGATTGTCTTTGGAATTATTGA